From the genome of Podospora bellae-mahoneyi strain CBS 112042 chromosome 2, whole genome shotgun sequence:
CGAGCCTTTTAACTGCTTCCGTACTGTAATCTGGTATCATCAATCATCTTCTACACCGTACCattcaaccccaacctctccatccccctcatcactccTAGTcacgccatcctccccttccccttcccattaCTCCCCCCCTGCACCCTAGGCctatccctcctctcccaaacctGCAGATACGTCTCCCCCAGATAAAGCAGCTCCTCCCTAATCTTCTCCACAAACAAATCCTGcgccaccacccactccccctcccggctCTTATCCCTCAGCTGCACCTTCCAcgtctttttttcctcccccaccgcgCTATCcgccacatcctccttctgTCTCACCGCCTCGTGTACCACATTCGCGACCAAATCATACCATATCGGCTCCCCCGGCTGGCAGTGACTAGGATCAGGCTCAACATACGGCCCGACATCCAAATTCCTCGCGTCGAACGTCACAATCGTCGGGTTGCGCTCAGAGACAAACTTGTTTTTGGAAAAGCGCTTCACATGAAAAACGAGGAacggcgggagggggtgcatTAGTCTGTATCGCTTCCGCTGGGCGTTGAGTTCCTGGGCTTTCACGCCGTTGTATTTCGCCAGGAGTAAAGACAGTGGGACTTGAGGAATAATGTTGGCTTCTTGTTCGTCCTGAAACAAAGGCGCGGGAGGGAGGTCCAAGGTGAGGAGTAAGAACCGAGAGATGTCCGTTTGAACTTGGGCAGACTCTTCAAACCGTAACCTGTCACTCGCGTCGGctttggcggtgatggcttgGGATTCTACTTTTAGCTTTCCCTGAAAGATGTgctggatgggggaggaatGAGGTTTTGTCTTTGAGCCGCCTaggccgaggtggagatTGTTGAGATACCATGATAGGAATTCCACCGGGTCGGATTGGGCCGTGAGGGTGAAGCGCTTGTTGGAGCGGAGGGAGATTTCTTGAAGGAGCTCGTGGGGGGAGACGTGGGATTTGAAGGCGCGAGGGTTCCAGATTTTGCGGAAGAGGATTGAGGTCCGTTTGACGAGCTCGTCGCGCTTGGAGAGGTCTTCTAGAAGGAAATAATTCCGTAGCGGTGAGACGTGGGAGAGGGATTGGACTATGACGTTGAGGTAGTCGTTTTCTTTGATGTTGTTCATTCCTACGAAACCGGGGGTGTATTCTTTCCCGAGGAGGGTTCGGGAGGTGCGAGGTTTGCGATCGAACTCGGCGACTTCTTGTCGGGTGTAGCGCGGATCGGAGACGTATttgatgtcgtcgagggACTTGCTCATGACTTCGTATCCTTCGGGTAACACGTACACCTTTTGGGTGCTCATGTTGATGTAGACGTGGTGGTCCTCGTCAAGCGCGTGGAAATAGGCGTGTGACTTTGGGCCACGGCCTTGGAAGTATTTCCCGCATACTAAGCATGCGTATACGTTGATATTGGACAAGCTGATGGAACACAGCTTTTCAAAATCAAAGTCGAGGACGTTGCGAtcgatggtgtcgaggtACAAGTCGTCGTAGCCTGCTGTCGGTGCAGCTTGTCTGATGGGCGCCTTTTCCTCCACTTCATCGTCAAaatcatcgccctcctcctcgtcttctaTCCGTTGCAGTCCGTTCGTGTGGTTATCATCTCCGTTTGCGCTGGGGGTTAGGCTCTTGGTGTAGTCGTCGAATCTGGA
Proteins encoded in this window:
- the ubp10 gene encoding Ubiquitin carboxyl-terminal hydrolase 10 (COG:Z; MEROPS:MER0064621; BUSCO:EOG09262QL6; EggNog:ENOG503NXX3) — translated: MSKRQASEALEELVGSPASKKSRFDDYTKSLTPSANGDDNHTNGLQRIEDEEEGDDFDDEVEEKAPIRQAAPTAGYDDLYLDTIDRNVLDFDFEKLCSISLSNINVYACLVCGKYFQGRGPKSHAYFHALDEDHHVYINMSTQKVYVLPEGYEVMSKSLDDIKYVSDPRYTRQEVAEFDRKPRTSRTLLGKEYTPGFVGMNNIKENDYLNVIVQSLSHVSPLRNYFLLEDLSKRDELVKRTSILFRKIWNPRAFKSHVSPHELLQEISLRSNKRFTLTAQSDPVEFLSWYLNNLHLGLGGSKTKPHSSPIQHIFQGKLKVESQAITAKADASDRLRFEESAQVQTDISRFLLLTLDLPPAPLFQDEQEANIIPQVPLSLLLAKYNGVKAQELNAQRKRYRLMHPLPPFLVFHVKRFSKNKFVSERNPTIVTFDARNLDVGPYVEPDPSHCQPGEPIWYDLVANVVHEAVRQKEDVADSAVGEEKKTWKVQLRDKSREGEWVVAQDLFVEKIREELLYLGETYLQVWERRDRPRVQGGSNGKGKGRMA